The DNA segment ACGGAAAGCGCGCGGTCGACGGCGTCAGCCTGACGGTCCCGGAGGGCCGCATTACCGGCATTCTGGGCCCCAATGGCGCGGGCAAGACGACGACCATCCGGATGATGCTGGGGATCATCGACCCGAGCAGCGGCACGCGCAGCCTGCTCGGTCACGATCAGCCGCTGCAGGTGGCCCGCGAGGTCGGCTATTTGCCCGAGGAGCGAGGCTTGTACCCGGCGATGCCGGCGATGGAGGCCATTGCCTTCATGGGCGCGCTTCGGGGTCTGCCGATTGCCGAAGGCCGACGCCGGGCGATCGCATTGCTCGATGAGCGCGGACATGGCGACTGGGCCAAGCGCCCGATCCGTACGCTGTCCAAGGGGATGGCCCAGACCGTGCAATTGCTCGGCACCATCGTCCACCGCCCCCGACTGATCGTTCTCGACGAGCCTTTCTCCGGGCTCGACGCGCTCAACCAGGAAAAGCTTGAGCAGCTGATCCGCGACCAGGCAGCCGCCGGCGTCACCGTAATCTTTTCGACCCATGTGATCGCCCATGCCGAACGGCTTTGCGAACGCGTAGCCATCATCGCGGAAGGGCGGGTCGCCTTCGAAGGAGCGGTCGACGACGCGCGCGGCCGTCTTCGTCCGATTGTCCGCTTGCGTACCCGGGTCGCCGACGGGGCGTGGCGCTCGGCCCTGCCCGCCAAGGCGCGGCAAGTCGCCGGCGAATGGCGCTTCGAATTGCCGGAAACCGGGCCCGAGCCCCTGCTCAAGGCGATGATCGACGGCGGCGCGGGGATCGAGACATTGAGTATCGAGCGGCCGGGACTGCACGACGCCTTTATCGCCATCGCCGGGGAGGCAGCCGCCCGGGAAATGGGTCATGCGCAGGATCCGGAGGAAGCCGCATGATCATGCCCGAGACCATCCGCGCGGCCTTCGTGATCGCCCGCCGCGACTTTACCGCGACCGTATTCAGCAAAACCTTTTTGCTATTCCTGCTGGGCCCGCTGTTTCCGATCCTCCTCGGCTTCACCTTTGGCGGCATTGGCGCCCGTGTCGAACAGAATAGCGTGCCGCCAGCCGTCGCGGTCATCGCTTCACCGGCCGACTTCCGTCTGCTTCAGCAAGCCCGGGAGCGGCTCAGCCCGCTGGCCGATGACCGGCCCTTCGTCGAACTTCGCCGAGTGGCTCCGGGTAGCGATCCAGCAAGGCAAGCCAGACAACTGCTGTCCGACGACGCCAATCCCGTGCTGGGGGTCCTTGAAGGTGGCCTGTTCGCCCCGCATTTCACCGGCGCCGTATCCGCCGACGGGCGGACGGTCCGCCAGGTCGGCATGTTCGTCGCCGAAGCCCAGAGGCTGCAAGTCCAGCCCCTGCCACCCGGCGGGCAGGGATTGGCGGTAACGCTGACCAGGACCTCGTCGGGATCGGTCGCCTTTGCCCGGGAAATCACCGCGCGCCTCGGCCAGACCGTGTTGTTCGTGCTCACCATCCTTCTTGCCGGCATGCTGCTTAGCCAGCTGATCGAAGAAAAGTCGAACAAGGTGATCGAGGTTCTTGCCGCTGCCGTGCCAGTCGACTCCATCTTCCTTGGCAAGCTGTTCGCGATGCTCGCCATGTCGCTGGTCGGGATCACCGTCTGGGCCAGCGCGGGGGCCGCGGCTATCGCCATCTGGATGGAGGGAGGCCTGGGCGCCATGCCCCCGCCGGCGATCGGCTGGCCGGTTTTTCTGGTGCTGACCCTCGTGTATTTTTCGATGAGCTATCTGTTGATCGGCGCAACCTTCCTCGGGATCGGGGCGCAGGCTTCGACGGTCCGCGAAGTGCAGACCTTGTCGATGCCGGTCACCATGGCTCAGGTGGTTCTATTCGGTTTCGCCTCGCTGGGCGTCGGCAAGCCGGCGAGCGCCGAGGCGATCGGCGCTGCCGTCTTCCCCCTCTCCTCGCCCTTCGCGATGATCGGTCGGGCGGCGGAGCAGGCGGCACTTTGGCCCCATCTGCTAGCGCTGGCCTGGCAGATCCTGTGGGTGGTCCTCATTCTGCGGATTGCCGCGGCGATCTTCCGTCGCAGCGTGCTGAACTCCGGACCATCCCGCCGCTGGTTCTGGCAAAAGCGAAAGGCGAATCTGTCCTAGCCGGGGGCCGGTCCCGGCCATGTCGATTCTATAAGATCGCGGCCCGCGCCGCCTCGGTAAGCTGGGCCATCAAGGCGCGGTGCGGGAACGGTCCATGGCTGATCCGCGCAACGCCCGCGCTCGCCCAGTCGGACTTGGCCGGCGCGCCTGGAAAGGCGATCAGGTTGAGCGGCAAGGGCACTGCGCGCACCACCTTTTCGACTTGGCGCGGGTCGGAAAGGCGGGGAACAAAAAACCCGCTCGCTCCGGCGTCGGCGAACGCCTTGCCGCGGTCAATGACCTCATCGACCAGCGCTGCATCTTGCTGGGCCGCCTTCAGGAAAACGTCCGTGCGCGCGTTGATGAAAAACGCCTCTCCGACCGCGTCGCGGATCGCGGCGATGCGCTGGACCTGGTCGTGCAGCGGGTGGACTCCCTCACCGCCAAGCCGCTGATCTTCGAAATTGCAGCCGACCGCGCCACTTGCCATGAGGCGGACGACATTGGCGGCACCCGCGCCGGGATCGGTCGAATAAGCGCCTTCGAAATCGACGGTCAGAGGCAGGTCGGTCGAATCGGCGATCCGCTTGGCGTTGGCCAGGGCATAGTCGATCGGCACGCCCTGCCCATCCTCCCAGCCTTGCGCGTCGGCCACTGGATGGCTCCCGGTGGCGAGCGCCTTGGCCCCAGCGGCAATCACCGCTTTGGCGCTGCCGACGTCCCAGACATTGTACAGGATGATCGGGTCGCCCGGCACATGGAGCGCAGCGAATCTCTCGAATCTCGATGCCATGGCCGGGCTCCTGTCCTTGCTGCGATCAGATCCGATCCGGATAGTTCGGGCGAATATCGGTCGGGATCGCCGCCATGCTATCGATCACCGACTTGGCCTCGGTATCGAGGACCGCATATTTGTCGAGAAAGGCCTTGGACCCGGCATAGTCGCCATCTCCCTGCAGCCGGACAATTGACCCGACCAGGTCGCGGATCGCGGGGTCGATCTTGGCCTCGTCGATCCGGAAGCGCTTGGCCGAGGAATCCCAGACCAGCGCGCCCTTTTCGCGCAGGTAGCGATATTGCATCGCCGCGCCCTTGCCGTGCGCCTCGCCCACCCCGAACCGCATCGCCCGGAACAGTCCGGCGACGTAGGTCGCGCGTACTTGGTCTTTCTCGGCGGCGGGCAGAATGCCCTTGTCCATCATGTACAAGATGTTCCAGGTGCCCATGACGTCGGCCTTGGCCTCTTCGAAACCGGAACCCAGTTCCTTCAACTCCTTGTCCACTGTCGTCTGGCGGCCGTTAACCCGAATGCTGCCCGGGCCGAGGCTGTGCGACAGTTCATGGAACAGCGTTTCCATGAACATATATTTCTTGGTGACATCGCTCGCTTGGGACTCGACCAGAACCAGCGGCGCCATCGGCGCCAGGATGCGGTCATATTTGGCGCCGAGCACGTTGCGCA comes from the Sphingomonas xanthus genome and includes:
- a CDS encoding ABC transporter ATP-binding protein, whose product is MGERAIAAQARDLTKDFDGKRAVDGVSLTVPEGRITGILGPNGAGKTTTIRMMLGIIDPSSGTRSLLGHDQPLQVAREVGYLPEERGLYPAMPAMEAIAFMGALRGLPIAEGRRRAIALLDERGHGDWAKRPIRTLSKGMAQTVQLLGTIVHRPRLIVLDEPFSGLDALNQEKLEQLIRDQAAAGVTVIFSTHVIAHAERLCERVAIIAEGRVAFEGAVDDARGRLRPIVRLRTRVADGAWRSALPAKARQVAGEWRFELPETGPEPLLKAMIDGGAGIETLSIERPGLHDAFIAIAGEAAAREMGHAQDPEEAA
- a CDS encoding ABC transporter permease, with amino-acid sequence MPETIRAAFVIARRDFTATVFSKTFLLFLLGPLFPILLGFTFGGIGARVEQNSVPPAVAVIASPADFRLLQQARERLSPLADDRPFVELRRVAPGSDPARQARQLLSDDANPVLGVLEGGLFAPHFTGAVSADGRTVRQVGMFVAEAQRLQVQPLPPGGQGLAVTLTRTSSGSVAFAREITARLGQTVLFVLTILLAGMLLSQLIEEKSNKVIEVLAAAVPVDSIFLGKLFAMLAMSLVGITVWASAGAAAIAIWMEGGLGAMPPPAIGWPVFLVLTLVYFSMSYLLIGATFLGIGAQASTVREVQTLSMPVTMAQVVLFGFASLGVGKPASAEAIGAAVFPLSSPFAMIGRAAEQAALWPHLLALAWQILWVVLILRIAAAIFRRSVLNSGPSRRWFWQKRKANLS
- a CDS encoding isocitrate lyase/PEP mutase family protein: MASRFERFAALHVPGDPIILYNVWDVGSAKAVIAAGAKALATGSHPVADAQGWEDGQGVPIDYALANAKRIADSTDLPLTVDFEGAYSTDPGAGAANVVRLMASGAVGCNFEDQRLGGEGVHPLHDQVQRIAAIRDAVGEAFFINARTDVFLKAAQQDAALVDEVIDRGKAFADAGASGFFVPRLSDPRQVEKVVRAVPLPLNLIAFPGAPAKSDWASAGVARISHGPFPHRALMAQLTEAARAAIL